A segment of the Solanum lycopersicum chromosome 9, SLM_r2.1 genome:
TACACGGTATAATTTCCAGTGAAGAAGTGTCAATCGACATCCCTTGGCCAAGTGTGGGGGATTCAACAAATagtatacatacatacaaaaaagTTACCTATCCACACAGTATAATTAACCAGTGGAGAGACGTCAATCGACATCCCTTGGCCAAGTGTGGCTCTGCCACTAAgcacaaaatatacaaaaatgaatCTAAGCTTTAATCACAACTTAAACAAAGCATTCCGAGGGAAGAACTCTAGCTCCATCTCCAACAATATCCAAAGTCACTGTTTGCTCCACACTTATGTGCCCCCTTATGTGATGGGACTGACGACAAGATTGGAGTACATAGGAACACTTCAAAAACGACCATAAATTGTGGAGTTATGGAAGTATGCATGTATGTTGGAGGTATGTCGCAACTCACAAATAAGACAAGAAGGTGTGATGCATAGGAGGGAAAACTTATAACTACTGCTATAGCTTATAAATAATGGTCTTACagtttttaaaagaaaaggcCTGACAGTAATAGGATTATAAACAATTTCTTAATGCATTTGCAAGTGGATCATTAGGGTAGCTGTCTACATCACACCCTTTGGGATGTGGTCCGCGGGATGCTTTGTGCACCAGGCTGcctctttttttaatttgtaagtGCATCGTAATAACTTTTTATGTTTGAGAGGTTCTCAAAATAAGCTGCTACAAATGAGTAAACTTGCAACATTATCCTCTTAAATTCCTTAAATCTTTTCCTCAGTTTTTACTATCAAGAGCTACTCTTTCCCACTAACTGTCCAAACAAAAAGCTAAAGGTTGATGTTCCTGTTCTTTCAGTGAAATCCTTGTTCCTACTCCTTCATGACTAGAGCAGAACAGATTACTCGAAATGCTTCCTTCACAAAAGAGAATTTTCAGTCTTGGTATGTGCATCAAACACTTCGTAATCGCCAAGCACAACAAACCTTCAGATGATGTGAGGGCTTAACAGACTGGAGAGatttttcacaaataaacaaagaaaagcaCTTCGGTCTCATGAGCATTGACTGCAAACAGATAAAGAAACTACACTTTCACTTGCTGCTTTCAGGTATCATATGATCCTTTACCATCAATTCTAAGCTCATTCATGTCTCCTCTAACCCTTCAACAACTATGAGAGGGAGATTATAACTTCTCTACAATGCCATCACTAAAGCAGCCCCTATACAAAGAAAGGTATTCATTCCTAAACCAGCAAACAACAATTCCCTTTCTTCAGTCTTTCGCCGTATATTCTCTTTATTCTTTTCCTCTTATAGGTTGCTCTCTTTAGTAGTCTAGGGATTTCAATCTTTTGAGATAAGCTTAATTGCTGATTTTGAAATTACAGCAGCACTTGTTTCTTTACACAAAAGCCCAGATTCAATGCCTATTAAAATTTCAATGTTCAGTTATAGCTTCTTTAAACaggaaaatatgattttttttaaaatttatttattcaaaaattggGGGGAGGGGAAGGGGAAATGGGAAGAAGGTCACAATGTTGGGAATCGAACCCTCATCAACAAGGTAGGAGTTCAAGTAACCAACCAACTGAACTACTAAGATTCCCCAACAGGAAAATATGAATACTGGAGAGTTGTTTCTCATATTCTTCAAGCCACCACTTTGCTTGCCTACTAGACTAGTAACACAACCACATAACCCCAAGAATGTGCCTCCAGCACATAAATTACAGCAGATGGCAAGAAACAAGTGTTAAACATGcttttcactttattacttgggggagatcaagaaaaaattaaaatagaaaaaccaCCTGCTAGAGAGTTTGACAAGTACCAATAAAAAGAACAGGGATTACTTCTAATTTGGGGTAAAAGCGACATGTAAACTAAAAGAGTTACTTTCTGTTGAAATGACTCACCATCACTATCAGCTGAAACAAAGAATACAATACTTACAAATCTGCTTTGCCACCTAGTTTTCTAAGGAATATGGTATGAGTCTTGTCAACGTGGAATTACGGATGATACTAAGGTAAAACGTTATAACCTCACGTGTACATGTAGCTAACCAAATGATACAGCAATCTAGCAACCAAAGTTATGAATACAAATACAGCATCAAAAGCAACAATTAGAGGCCTACCTCTgatacaaataattaaacacGCTTGGATACCATTCTTTCTTGATAACAGGGATGCCCAAATTCACCAATAAACCCCAAATTCATTTCACATGATGGCATAACACGCGTCCACATTGTTCTTGATTGATCAACATCATGTCCAAAATGGATCAACAAGAATCTGATTTCAGGTATTTGTCACGGTCGTATCAAATCTTTGCACATTGTTCCTTGATTGATCAACTTGACATCCAACCAAATACACAATTCATTTCATTGATGACCATTGCAAGCTGTAGTTGGACAGCTAAAATATATACAACAACAACTAAGCTCAATCTCAAACTAGTTCGGGGTGGATTCTAACTTTACTCTGACCATAGACCAACTTCCCATTGATGACCATTGCAAACAGCTCAAAAATATACTACAACAAATCTGCTCAATCTCAAAGTAGCTCAGGTCGGCTCGTAGTTTCACTCGAATCGTCAATTGATTGCAACCCTCTTCTCTGTTAGGACATGAAACAGGCAACGTAAGCTCATACAAAGCTCACAGCTCCACACGATCACAAACTTAAAACAGCACCGGAAAACTGAGAACTTTGCCACACTTCAATCCCCTCAGCATCTTCTCTAGAAACAAACAACCTATCTCCAGCTCCCTCAATCTTCTTTATGATCCCTCTTCCGGCATCCTCCACTTTATCCATATAATTCCTCCTATACAATCCTTCATGCAACACCCTTTCCCTCTCAACATCACTTCTATTCTCCACCATTCTCGACCATACTTCCAGCCCTCCTTCTCTTCCCACAAACACCTGCTGTCTATAACAGTGAATCAAGCTACTAGTTCCACCACCTGAATTCCTCATGCATGGATTTTTCTCTTCCAGATAAACCCATGGATCTTCACTTAATTTACGTAGGTCTGCCACAGCCAAATCACCTGATTTTGAACATATCTTGAACATAGTCAAATCCTCCCTGTCAAAGTCAACGTCAGCAAACGAGTCCCCGAACCGACTGCTCCGACCTGAACCCGGCTCATTCGTCTCCCAGACAACGTCTCCGGACCTGGAGTCCCACAACCGCACATAACCGGCATACCCAAAAGCTCCGGCAGTAACTGAAACACCGACTAGCGCATTAATCTCCGGCAAAAATGTTAACTTTCCAACAACAGTTGACTTTGCCGAATTACCAGATTGTCTTCCCAACTCCGAAACCGCTTTCATCGTAGACTTATCAATACTCAGAACACAATTTTCTCTATGTTGACACTCGAAGGCAGCAAAAACAGAGTCCGGCGAGTCAACAACAGCGTGTACTCGGGCCTTGTAGATTCTCGGGTCAGACGGGTCGGTCCATTCCACAGAGCCAACTCTACGTCCATTAGCCAAGTTGTAAAAATGGAGCCCGGATTCGAATTCAGAAGCAACACCAGCCAAATCGGGTCCAACCTTCCTAATGGAGCTGATGTAATCAAGGTGTGTCCTAATAGTTTCGGTATGTGTCAAACTCCAATCATAAACAGAAACCTGCCCGCCGTGAGCAACCCAAACGGAGCCATCAGAGTCTACAGCATTGAAGTCCGTTACAACGCCATCAGAGGTAGGACGAATGGTTGAGAAAAGTGACGCGTCGATTCCACTGAGTCGACTCGGGGCGAGTGCAGATCTGAGTTGTGATTCAATTCCGTAATAAACAGCTTCATCGATAAGCTCTTGATTAGAGAAACGTTTTGCTGTTGAAGGGAGACGATTAGACCGGAGAAGAGCTAAAAGAGCCGAGAAGATTTCTGGGTCCCGGTCGATGAAAACAGGCTCGTCGGAATTCCGATTCGTTAAGACGGATAAAAGAGAATCTGGTCCACCAGAACGAAGTGTTGATACTGTGGTTTCAAAGAGCTTACCGCCGACGTTGAGCTTTACTCGATCACCACCTTGCCCTAGAATGGTACGTCGTCCACCGTCGTCTTCCATTGATCGGAGAATTGAAAAATAGTGATGCCGGCGAAAGGTTGAACTGAGCAAAAAGATTGAGTTGACCAAGTTACCGGAGCGTGCTGTTTTATTTTTGGTggaaaatagtaaataaatctgaatatgatttaattttttttaattaggcAGAAATTACTTCAATCGGCAATTGATTAAAAAAGTGTAAATGAGGTATATAACATTTTCTATaataatattcttaaaatatagTATTAGAGTGTGTATTTcaatatataacatttaatatctcaagctatagcatattattataaattataatgttaatttgaaataattaaaaaaattatttttttaaaaattgaataaaaaatggataaaaatataaatggaaAATGACATCCTTTATTActtaaattaaatacaattattaaTTGGTGTTAATTGATTAACAAGTTTtaaggaaatttaaaaaatattcagatTAGTTAGTTGCGTTAAATCTCTCAAATTAGTTTAAATGAGGATAAATTTTGGTTTAATTCCTTAAAAAGCTTTAACAAATTGACATCAACATACAAgctgtttttttctttctttacaaTTTTCACTATTCTTTCGGATTTGCAGCAGATATCAGTTcgtttttttttagtaattgaagaaattttgacgttggaaaaaaattgatttgctATGATGGAAAACATTGTGTcgatattaattaaacatggtggaAGGTGAAATTCATCAGGTTggttttaattatgatttgttggttttaattatgatttgttgggttttaacaTGGAGAACATTGtgtcgattttttttttgttattttaaaatttgatatagattatagattattttttttgggatgAAACAGTGTTTTGGTATATATACAGTATCTGAAAAACAACATGTAAATGTATATGTGTTTGAGTTTTAATAAAATTGTTCGCGTAATacttaatttatgaaaaaaatataaaaaatgaatttgatgaTGCAGTGTATTTAGTCACTAgtcaaaaaataagtatttataattGTGTATTTAGTCACTAgtcaaaaaataagtatttataattatgtgaaTCGTTGAAGTATGAAAGTTGTATTAATCGTGTATGAACCTTATATGAAACTTGTATCAATTATGTATGAAGtttcttttttgttgaaattagaatatatgtttCTCTTTGGCATATGAAGGTAAATGGTGATATAATTctgtatgaattttgtataaaaactgcatttttttgtttaatttttttttgtttagttaattttttttgtgatgatgaaagctatatttatttttttgtttagtaattttttttttgtatttgtgtaTATGTGTAATATTAATGGAATTGTTGgtgaaaaaatagtataaaattggTCGAAATATGAAATGCTAGTTTGTTTGTCTGTTTCCGATTTGTAATGCAAtgttagtatatttttttttttacatttatagtatgaaatgtgtatttttgatattaaatatttttattttattttttaatgacatatttttttggAACTGTTTTTAATGAGCATTAATTTTCCATGTTAGGTAAGGCCATCGACGGTTGATACGTATGTTCTTGTTGAAGGACCAACGAAGTACAAATTTAACTACAAGGTGTGTAGTTGCGGGAGATTTCACCATTATGAAATACCATGTAATCATGTAATTGCAGTGCTTAGATACAAGAAACTGCAAGAAACATATTTCAATTCTGTCTTTTATAGCCTGAAGAATTTCAGAGGTGCATATGTCATCCCTGTTGAACCTATTCCCTGCGAGAGTACGTGAGATATACCCAATTATATTTCAAAGCCTAAATTGATGGCACCCGATCCAAGTAGATCAGTTAGAAAATCGCATGTTGAACGTTGGAAGGAGTTTGCTGATGTGAAATTCAAAAGGTCAAAGGTTACTTGTAGCAGATGTCGTCAAGTTGGACATAACAGAaagacatgttcaaattattctgttaaaaaatgatttcatgatttttactttttgttacacaacatgttttattttatggaATGAATTtggtataattaatatttgagtaGTTGTGATTTCTTAATATTAtccaactataaataatattgaaacaCATTTTGTGtccattttcaaattttattcctataataatatacaattaaacaagaatCGTACATAGTTCATACATTTAAACATATAATTGTACAATAAAACTTTTGTTAAAATAGTTCATACATAGATCATACATAGTTCGTACAAAGTTCATACATATGgatcaaaaaatatatgatagttGTCATACTAAAacgataataaataaaaaatgtgataTCATGTTCATACTAGTAGTAATCAGACTTTATACATATTTCATTCAAACAATAATCAGACTTCATACATAATCTATAATGGAAGAAAGATTAATACAAAAAAACCAACAAATTAGAAATGTATGTCATGCCCATACAATTAGTAATCAGACTTCATACAGAAAAgccaacaaattaaaaatgtaatGTCATGCCCATACAATTAATAATCAGACTTCATACAAAAAAGCCAACAAATTAGAAATGTAATATCATGCCCATACAATTAGTAATCAGacttcatacatacatcaatttatatataaaatgaaacatcATTCAAACACTggtaatatgtattaatatcGTATGAATTCTGTGTCGATTGATGTATTAGTTTATATGACTTGTGTATAAATGTTGTATGAATTGATATATACATTGATGTATTACTGttgtatgatttgtgtatgAAAGTACCTTAGAATTTCATTTCATGATTTGTGTATGAATTGATTTGGTTGTCCATTTATATGACAGTGTTTGAATGATGTTTGAATTGATACATAActtgatgtatgtatgaagtCTGATTAGTAATTGTATGGGCATGACATTACATTTCTATTTTGTTGGCCTTTTTGTATGaatctttcttcaattattGATTATGTATGAAGTCTGATTACTGTCTggatgaaatatgtatgaagtCTGACTACTACTAGTATGAACATGATATCAcacttttgatttattatcgTTTTAGTATGacaattatcatatattttttgatcCATATGTATGAACTTTGTACGAACTATGTATGATCTATGTATAAACTATGTATGAACTATTTCAAGAAGAGTTTTATTGTACaattatatgtttaaaaagttgtttaatATATATGCTTTTTGTATGAACTATGTATGATTCTTGTTTAACTATATATtaatataggaaaaaaatttgaaaacggACACAAAATGtgtttcaatattatttatagttggacaataataaaaaaccacaattactcaaatattaattataccaAATTCATTCCATAAAACAAAACATGTTGTGTAACAAAatgtaaaaatcatgaaatcatttttcaacagaataatttgaacatgtcttCCTGTTATGTCCAACTTGACGACATCTACTACAAGTAACCTTTGACCTTTTGAATTTCACATCAGCAAATTCCTTTCAGCGTTCAACATGCGATTTTCTAACTGATCTACTTGGATTGGAAGCCATCAATTTAAGCTTTGAAATATAACTGGGTATATTCCACGTACTCTCGCAGGGGATAGATGACATATGCATCTCTGAAATTCTTCAGGCTATAAAAAGCAGAACATAAATATGTTTCATGAAAGTATCCTATATCTAAGAACTGCAATTACATGAATGGTGAAATCTCCCGCAACTACACACCTTGTGTTTAAATTTACTATGTACTTCTTTGAAtccctcaacaacaacatacatatcaACCGTCGTGCTATCACCTAAAATGGAAAATCAATGCTCATTAAAAAACAGTTccaaaaaatatgtcatttaaaaataaaataaaaatctttaatatcaaaataatgcacatttcatattataaatgtcaaaaaaaataatacaaacatTGCGTTACAAATCAGAAACAGACAAACAAACTAGCATTTCATAtttcatacaatattaatatGCAATTCAGACAACTAACATCATGTTGACCAATTTTATACGATTTTTTCACCAACAATTCTTTTAGTATTACACatatccacaaataacaaaaaaaaaacaaatatcatacAATCTTATAAGACTCTTAATACAATGAATTAACAGAGATTActaaaaaaatcagaaaactataataaataccAACATGACGGATCCCATCTGCCaccatatttaattaatattgataagTTATTGTCCATCAaaataaatcacaattttttcaCATAAAGAAAAACTCAGTCAAGAAAAAAAGGGAGTAAAAATTCTGCAAAAAGAAGAGTGAGAAACGTGATAGagaggaaaaaaggaaaaaatcatgttttaatttgatttaaattaatttgagcATTTTAAGGAAACTGaataatttaaatcttttttgaattccttaatatatgctaatgtgttaattatccattattaaTTGAAATTAACTCAAATCCCACAATTGGTGCTACTTACCAATTAATGGATAAAcatgttttaccttttttttttatttaaaaataaaataaaatttaactgtaaaaataaaaataaatatttaaacatattaattaatatttaaataattacttataatttatttttaattaaatatattttaattgatatgctataactCGATAATAATCTGCTATaagtgatttatttttaaaaagtatgttTATAACTCGATATATGTAGCCTTAAATGTGTATGaggtgttatttttattttaaaaaataagggaaaaaggACACATATATTTCCGAATTATCATAAATGGTATGCAAATATCATTCGTCATACTTTAGATACGTTAGTGCCCCTATCGTCCAAAATCTAGagcatatataccctttatactaacggacatacatgtgtcataatcttatccaccgATTCGACATTTGATCGATGCATAAGATTGAGTCACGTGTTCCTATTTAGTATCTTATTAGCGTGAAGggcatatatgctctagttttggACGGCAGGGGCAACAATATCTCTAAAGTATGACGAAGGGTATCTACATATCATTTGTAATAGTTCGGAgttatatttatcctttttctcaaaaaaaaaataatttggaaaatTGAGTTGATAATATTCTCCTCGGCTTTATAACCCAAAAcactaattattatatttaaaagtgtTTCCTAAATTTATTaacaaacataattatttttcactaaaaGTATCGTTTTAGAAACACTTTTGCTATTCTAATACTTGCTCtttgtttttatgttaatttttaatatatatatctcGTAACAAAAAATTGAGtaaattgtaaatatttattttttgaatcatAATATTTTCCGAAGTTAGGATTTTACTATAACTAAAGACTCCTTTCATTTTAAAACTTACTTAATAACACATACTTCACtatcatatatatagatatttacgtctaatttaaaatttttacatgtaatatcatttttcaataattatacTATACATTTTATAAAGTTAAATCAGATATACAAGTCTCTTTAATATGGCAATGAGtaattatcttaaattttaatcTTCTTAATTAATGAAACActaacaattaaaaattttctttcacttACATTTCATCAAACGTTTTCCTCCCCAATCCTTTATCCATATGTATCTCACCCTGACTTCTCATCTAAATTCCATCCATCGAAACCCTAGATCTTCCTTCTCCATAAATCATTGTATATCAATTCAATTCATTTCCTTCTCTATGTTTGCCCTAACTTTGGGGGAAAATTTATATCACTGAATTCAAATTGTTTTGGATTAGATAGATCCCAATAGAAGAATTTGTCATATACATTTCTTTTTGTTGACGTATTAGtgtaaaatacttatttttaatattcattatgGCCGACGGTAAGATGGTTAAACATGTCAAGTATCAAGTTCCTGGCATCCTTAGagttttgaaattgatttttaatcgCGAGATACGTGTATTCATCAACTTTAAAAATTGAGATACAAATTTATTACTTTGAATTAACAAGTATAACTTATGTCCTtctataattttcataattgaTTTAAGAGATTCATAATACTGTGATTTTTACCAGTTTCATGTATCTTAGTAATTGTaaacttcatcttcttcattaaATCCTTTCTTTGTATCTTAAAGTTTCGAATATTTCACCACTTTCATGTATCTATGTATCTAATATTGTGAATTCCATCCTCTTCATCAATTTCTTCTTTTGTATCTTAAAGTTTTGAATATTCGTCCTTGATATACATGTTTCATTACTCGCGAGATACATATATCAATTTTAGGGA
Coding sequences within it:
- the LOC101250724 gene encoding protein ENDOPLASMIC RETICULUM-ARRESTED PEN3 codes for the protein MEDDGGRRTILGQGGDRVKLNVGGKLFETTVSTLRSGGPDSLLSVLTNRNSDEPVFIDRDPEIFSALLALLRSNRLPSTAKRFSNQELIDEAVYYGIESQLRSALAPSRLSGIDASLFSTIRPTSDGVVTDFNAVDSDGSVWVAHGGQVSVYDWSLTHTETIRTHLDYISSIRKVGPDLAGVASEFESGLHFYNLANGRRVGSVEWTDPSDPRIYKARVHAVVDSPDSVFAAFECQHRENCVLSIDKSTMKAVSELGRQSGNSAKSTVVGKLTFLPEINALVGVSVTAGAFGYAGYVRLWDSRSGDVVWETNEPGSGRSSRFGDSFADVDFDREDLTMFKICSKSGDLAVADLRKLSEDPWVYLEEKNPCMRNSGGGTSSLIHCYRQQVFVGREGGLEVWSRMVENRSDVERERVLHEGLYRRNYMDKVEDAGRGIIKKIEGAGDRLFVSREDAEGIEVWQSSQFSGAVLSL